CCCCATGCCCATCATGGCCGCTGGCGAGGACGACGTGTTCGTGGGGCGCATCCGCCAGGACGACACCGTGGATTCCGGCCTGAACATGTGGATCGTGGCGGACAACATCCGCAAGGGCGCGGCCCTGAACGCCGTGCAGATCGCCGAGCTGCTCATGAAGAAGGGCAAACTGAAGATCTAGCGCCCGGCATGGGGCAGAGTGTGATGCCCCCGCTTTACAAGAGTGTCCCCGCGCGTATGATGCATACGCGCGGGGCTTGATTTTTCCCCCTCGCCTTTGTTTTTTGCTCCCCAATCGAAACCGCTCAAACCGGAAGTCAACGTGGAAATACTTAGCAGCTCTCAATATCTGGAAAAAATGCTCGCCGCCCCGCGCCCAGGCGCCGGGCAGGTGCTGGCCTTTTACGAGCACCGAATCGGGGCCATCTGCAAGGACCCGGCGCTCATGCTCATGCCCTGGGACGACCATCTGGTGCACCGGGGAGACGGCGTTTTCGAAACAGTGAAGTGGGTGGATGGCCGCGTCTACCAGCTGGACGAGCACCTTGCCCGCATGGGCCGCTCCGGCGACGCCATCGGGCTCAAGCCGCCGTGTCCTTGGAAAGACGTTCGCAAGATAATGCTCGAGCTCGGGCGCGCCGCGGGCACCAAGTTCGGGCTGTTCCGCATGCTCCTGGGGCGCGGCCCCGGCGGCTTCAGCATCGACCCTAGCGAATGCCCGGAACCGAGCCTGTACATCGCCGCCTACCAGTATACGCCCAAACCGGCGGTTTTCTACGAGAAGGGCGTCACGGCGTTTCGCACCTCGATT
The DNA window shown above is from Desulfovibrio sp. and carries:
- a CDS encoding aminotransferase class IV, which gives rise to MLAAPRPGAGQVLAFYEHRIGAICKDPALMLMPWDDHLVHRGDGVFETVKWVDGRVYQLDEHLARMGRSGDAIGLKPPCPWKDVRKIMLELGRAAGTKFGLFRMLLGRGPGGFSIDPSECPEPSLYIAAYQYTPKPAVFYEKGVTAFRTSIPAKQSYLATIKSIDYLPNVLMKQEATAKGKDFPVCFDSRGFLAEGATENIALVDQSGCITVPKLDNALSGTTLLRVLELAKGEIEHCYKTIDEDDISQAKEMLILGTTSQCLSIVEYNGRPIGDGKPGPVSRRLLELLKKDVAENGVPL